A window of Phycisphaerales bacterium contains these coding sequences:
- a CDS encoding transketolase, whose amino-acid sequence MSFEAVVNAQAIELDRLSLEMCAAAGSGHPSSAMSLGHIVTVLMFSAMRWSPEYPDYPTSDRLVLSEGHAVPIVYAAAAKLGVMVGKGETRKKLTVDELKGLRMGTSILEGHPNPMEGFPFFDAATGSLGMGLSVAAGLAEAARLDNMDKRIYCIMGDGESREGQIAEAMDYIIDRKLRNVLPIFNCNDYGQADRVSNQQSAEVLAEKLKAYGFDARIIDGHSPSQIKNAFDAFASLQDNRNGTPMAVVAKTVKGWGCPSLQGAGWHGKPPTGDALKKAYAELDQKRVEATTALATTDQFTIQNPADAPEQDYTSPEYPTLTEAMKKFDMESMIHSGNMATRRAYGIALRAMGQVNPKIVVLDADVSNSTFAEYFKKDTKTAPRFLECKIAEQNMYSVAAGVAAGGKVPFASTFAKFVTRAYDQIEMAIYSGANLKIVGSHAGVTLAADGPSQMSLPDVSWFRAFTTMKDHRGNPGCYILQPSDAYAAYALTQVMAEYEGVCYMRTLRADTEFIYSDDVVFNLGGFEVLNEGRDICICASGYMVHEANKAVELLDKAGVSATLVDLYSIPFDTDALLDIIGANNGLCMTIEDNFGGGIGSAVADALLESGDAFKLQQMHVKRIPKSARTPEEVLAMCGLTATDIQKNVMKMLGV is encoded by the coding sequence ATGTCTTTCGAAGCCGTCGTCAACGCCCAGGCCATCGAGCTCGACCGTCTCTCCCTCGAAATGTGCGCCGCCGCGGGCTCGGGCCACCCCAGCTCCGCCATGTCCCTCGGCCACATCGTCACGGTGCTCATGTTCTCCGCCATGCGCTGGAGCCCCGAGTACCCCGATTACCCGACGTCGGATCGGCTGGTGCTGAGCGAGGGTCACGCAGTGCCGATCGTGTACGCCGCCGCCGCCAAGCTGGGCGTCATGGTGGGCAAGGGCGAGACCCGCAAGAAGCTCACCGTCGATGAGCTCAAGGGCCTGCGCATGGGCACCAGCATCCTCGAGGGCCACCCCAACCCGATGGAAGGCTTCCCCTTCTTCGACGCCGCCACCGGCTCGCTGGGCATGGGACTCTCCGTCGCCGCGGGCCTCGCGGAGGCCGCGCGCCTGGACAACATGGACAAGCGCATCTACTGCATCATGGGCGACGGTGAGAGCCGCGAGGGCCAGATCGCCGAGGCGATGGACTACATCATCGACCGCAAGCTCCGCAACGTGCTGCCCATCTTCAACTGCAACGACTACGGCCAGGCCGACCGCGTCAGCAACCAGCAGTCCGCCGAGGTCCTCGCCGAGAAGCTCAAGGCCTACGGCTTCGACGCCCGCATCATCGACGGCCACAGCCCTTCGCAGATCAAGAACGCCTTCGACGCCTTTGCGTCCCTTCAGGACAACCGCAACGGCACGCCCATGGCCGTCGTGGCTAAGACCGTCAAGGGCTGGGGCTGCCCCTCGCTCCAGGGCGCGGGCTGGCACGGCAAGCCGCCCACCGGCGACGCCCTCAAGAAGGCCTACGCCGAGCTCGACCAGAAGCGCGTCGAGGCGACCACCGCGCTCGCGACCACCGACCAGTTCACCATCCAGAACCCCGCCGACGCCCCCGAGCAGGACTACACCAGCCCCGAGTACCCGACGCTCACCGAGGCCATGAAGAAGTTCGACATGGAGTCGATGATCCACTCGGGCAACATGGCCACCCGCCGCGCCTACGGCATCGCCCTGCGTGCCATGGGCCAGGTCAACCCCAAGATCGTCGTGCTCGACGCCGACGTCTCCAACTCCACCTTCGCCGAGTACTTCAAGAAGGACACCAAGACCGCGCCGCGCTTCCTCGAATGCAAGATCGCCGAGCAGAACATGTACTCGGTCGCGGCCGGCGTCGCCGCGGGCGGCAAGGTCCCCTTCGCCAGCACCTTCGCCAAGTTCGTCACCCGCGCGTACGACCAGATCGAGATGGCGATCTACTCGGGCGCCAACCTCAAGATCGTCGGCAGCCACGCGGGCGTCACGCTCGCCGCCGACGGGCCCAGCCAGATGTCGCTGCCCGACGTCTCCTGGTTCCGCGCCTTCACCACCATGAAGGACCACCGCGGCAACCCCGGCTGCTACATCCTCCAGCCCAGCGACGCCTACGCCGCGTACGCCCTCACGCAGGTCATGGCCGAGTACGAGGGCGTCTGCTACATGCGGACGCTGCGGGCCGACACCGAGTTCATCTACAGCGACGACGTGGTGTTCAACCTCGGCGGCTTCGAGGTGCTCAACGAAGGCCGCGACATCTGTATCTGTGCCTCCGGCTACATGGTGCACGAGGCCAACAAGGCCGTCGAGCTCCTCGACAAGGCCGGCGTCTCCGCGACGCTCGTCGACCTCTACTCCATCCCCTTCGACACCGACGCGCTCCTCGACATCATCGGCGCCAACAACGGCCTGTGCATGACCATCGAGGACAACTTCGGCGGCGGCATCGGCTCCGCCGTGGCCGACGCACTGCTCGAAAGCGGCGACGCCTTCAAGCTCCAGCAGATGCACGTGAAGCGGATTCCGAAGAGCGCCCGGACGCCGGAGGAGGTGCTGGCGATGTGCGGCCTCACCGCGACTGATATCCAGAAGAACGTGATGAAGATGCTGGGGGTCTGA
- a CDS encoding FkbM family methyltransferase has protein sequence MRPIKTLQSLLARAGVLVFRKRLLPFGIVPAYDVERLFGAPATILDVGANMGQTALEYARAFPGANIYAFEPVPATYEQLRTNVAHLPRVRAIPFGLGAREETVAIELGQADERNSVLNRAGAGATNTAMVRITTGDRWMAGEGLTSIDLLKIDTEGFDVQVLRGFEGTLAAGRVRAVMVECEFDRVTPEPHSNFRDIDQLLAPLGFRVVTFYTHCATPKGMAWGNVLFVHAAARSPATGSVQAETAGAC, from the coding sequence TTGAGACCCATCAAGACACTCCAGTCGCTGCTTGCCCGCGCGGGGGTCCTGGTCTTTCGCAAGCGGCTCCTGCCCTTCGGCATCGTCCCGGCGTACGACGTTGAGCGGCTCTTCGGGGCGCCGGCGACCATCCTGGACGTTGGCGCGAACATGGGGCAGACCGCGCTTGAGTACGCCCGCGCGTTCCCGGGAGCGAACATCTACGCCTTCGAGCCCGTGCCCGCGACCTATGAGCAGCTGCGCACCAATGTCGCGCACCTGCCCCGGGTGCGGGCCATCCCCTTCGGCCTGGGCGCGCGCGAGGAGACCGTCGCCATCGAGCTGGGGCAGGCGGATGAGCGCAACTCGGTGCTCAACCGCGCCGGCGCGGGGGCGACCAACACGGCGATGGTGCGGATCACTACCGGCGACCGCTGGATGGCCGGGGAGGGGCTAACCTCGATCGACCTGCTGAAGATCGACACCGAGGGCTTTGACGTGCAGGTGCTCCGCGGCTTCGAGGGCACCCTCGCGGCCGGGCGCGTGCGGGCCGTGATGGTGGAGTGCGAGTTCGACCGCGTGACCCCCGAGCCGCACTCCAACTTCCGCGATATCGACCAGTTGTTGGCGCCGCTGGGGTTCCGGGTGGTGACGTTCTATACGCACTGCGCGACGCCGAAGGGGATGGCGTGGGGGAATGTGCTGTTTGTCCACGCGGCTGCGCGGTCGCCCGCGACGGGTTCGGTTCAGGCCGAGACTGCGGGGGCGTGCTGA
- a CDS encoding MlaD family protein, which translates to MSTRAARNNILAGGFVLTALALGVWASFKLSSVPPMSGLTRFTVRFSLEDGATGLKPGSEVLLAGQRIGRVLAVDFARQDGVPTGVVVDVETRADVTIYEDAGVFLQLPLLGTLSSINISSVGTGRVPQHIGATAKVETGDTVPGKLAPPAFLAQAGFGSEQVSQMRSSLASLEASLARVAGLIERSGPMVETSLSDAQALINQLRSKLSEWSVLVDRTAANIEKASQRLDPMLSNAETSLDDAAATATEVRRLVADNRDRLTQILANLESATAKLDRETLTHLNDALAKGRDALDTFSGALATVTTVVKQETPSLHRTMANLRLMSDQLKLTAIEIRSQPWRLLHTPTTKELSTQVLYDATRAYAEAASDLRAASEALKAVQTGDGAAEASETLTRAVEKYRAAEKALMERLIAEEK; encoded by the coding sequence ATGTCCACCCGCGCAGCGCGGAACAACATCCTGGCCGGCGGCTTCGTGCTCACGGCCCTCGCCCTTGGCGTCTGGGCCAGCTTCAAGCTCAGCTCTGTCCCGCCCATGAGCGGCCTCACCCGCTTCACCGTCCGCTTCTCGCTGGAGGACGGCGCCACCGGCCTCAAGCCCGGGTCCGAGGTACTGCTCGCGGGGCAGCGGATCGGGCGCGTGCTGGCCGTGGACTTCGCCCGCCAGGACGGCGTGCCGACCGGTGTCGTCGTCGATGTCGAGACCCGCGCGGACGTCACCATTTACGAGGACGCCGGCGTCTTCCTCCAGCTCCCCCTGCTCGGCACGCTCAGCAGCATCAACATCTCCAGCGTCGGCACCGGGCGCGTGCCCCAGCACATCGGCGCCACTGCGAAGGTCGAGACCGGCGACACCGTCCCTGGCAAGCTCGCGCCGCCCGCCTTCCTGGCTCAGGCCGGCTTCGGCAGCGAGCAGGTGTCGCAGATGCGCTCCTCCCTCGCCTCCCTCGAAGCCTCGCTCGCGCGCGTCGCCGGCCTCATCGAGCGCTCCGGCCCGATGGTCGAGACCAGCCTCTCCGACGCCCAGGCACTCATCAACCAGCTCCGCAGCAAGCTCAGCGAGTGGTCGGTCCTCGTCGACCGCACGGCAGCGAACATCGAGAAGGCCTCCCAGCGCCTCGACCCCATGCTCAGCAATGCGGAGACCTCCCTCGATGACGCCGCGGCCACCGCCACCGAGGTCCGCCGCCTCGTTGCCGACAACCGCGACCGCCTCACGCAGATCCTCGCCAACCTCGAGAGCGCCACCGCCAAGCTCGACCGCGAGACCCTCACGCACCTCAACGACGCCCTCGCCAAGGGACGCGACGCCCTCGACACCTTCTCCGGCGCGCTCGCCACCGTCACCACCGTGGTCAAGCAAGAGACGCCCAGCCTGCACCGCACAATGGCCAACCTGCGGCTGATGAGCGACCAGCTCAAGCTGACCGCCATCGAGATCCGCAGCCAGCCCTGGCGCCTGCTCCACACTCCCACCACCAAGGAGCTGAGCACGCAGGTGCTCTACGACGCCACCCGCGCCTACGCCGAGGCCGCGAGCGACCTCCGCGCCGCCAGCGAGGCCCTCAAGGCCGTGCAGACCGGCGATGGCGCCGCCGAAGCCAGCGAAACCCTCACCCGCGCGGTCGAGAAGTACCGCGCCGCCGAGAAGGCGCTGATGGAGCGGCTGATCGCGGAAGAAAAGTAA
- a CDS encoding ABC transporter ATP-binding protein has translation MDEPVIQCQGVVKRFDGRAVLQGVNLEVRRGETMVIMGGSGSGKSTLLRLIIGSFRPEEGSIHVLGEDMTAATPARLDEVRKRFGILFQSGALFNSMTLAENVALPIQEHTELSRNIIDIQVKIKLELVGLLEHADKYPSQISGGMKKRAGLARALALDPEILFYDEPSAGLDPVTSAQIDQLIIDLSKKLGVTSVVVTHEMDSAFTIADRMAMLDKGRMLTVNTREWYDRVRKTSEDAAAALSPDERLIRQFLRGDAQGPITDRRDQGLLERELFGMTRPLAVPSIEPTRG, from the coding sequence ATGGACGAGCCCGTCATCCAGTGCCAGGGCGTGGTCAAACGCTTCGACGGGCGGGCCGTGCTCCAGGGCGTCAACCTTGAGGTCCGCCGCGGCGAAACCATGGTCATCATGGGCGGCAGCGGCTCGGGCAAGAGCACGCTGCTCCGCCTCATCATCGGCTCGTTCCGCCCCGAGGAGGGCTCGATCCACGTCCTTGGCGAGGACATGACCGCCGCCACCCCCGCGCGCCTCGACGAGGTCCGCAAGCGCTTCGGCATCCTCTTCCAATCGGGCGCCCTGTTCAACTCCATGACGCTCGCGGAGAACGTGGCCCTGCCCATCCAGGAGCACACCGAGCTCTCCCGCAACATCATCGATATCCAGGTGAAGATCAAACTCGAGCTCGTCGGTCTGCTCGAGCACGCCGACAAGTACCCCTCGCAGATCTCCGGCGGCATGAAGAAGCGGGCGGGCCTGGCCCGCGCCCTCGCCCTCGACCCCGAGATCCTCTTCTACGACGAGCCCAGCGCCGGCCTGGACCCCGTCACCAGCGCCCAGATCGACCAGCTCATCATCGACCTCAGCAAGAAGCTCGGCGTCACCAGCGTGGTCGTCACCCACGAGATGGACTCGGCCTTCACCATCGCCGACCGCATGGCCATGCTCGACAAGGGCCGCATGCTCACCGTCAATACCCGCGAGTGGTATGACCGCGTCCGCAAAACCTCCGAGGACGCCGCCGCGGCCCTCTCCCCCGACGAGCGCCTGATCCGCCAGTTCCTCCGCGGCGACGCCCAGGGCCCCATCACCGACCGGCGCGACCAGGGGCTGCTCGAACGCGAGCTGTTCGGAATGACCAGGCCGCTGGCTGTTCCCAGTATCGAACCCACCCGGGGCTGA
- a CDS encoding cysteine desulfurase family protein, producing the protein MPVRQGHLPQAAPARPRGEVRREGPVLTRGPEQHTQRTPSYPSRIIYLDNNATTRPSEAVVRAVETALREYWHNPSSVHRAGQAARQQVELARQSAADLIGAKAREITFTSGGTEAIDLAVRGVLHALPESRRVLVTTKAEHAAVRDIGEELEKTGHTRWLRLSSHGLIDLADLAAKLTPDVGLVSVQWCNNETGVVQPVANIARLCRERGVLFHCDGTQWVGKEPVTELPCDLLTFSPHKFHGPKGVGVLWVRSGVRLRPRVLGTQELGRRGGTENVAGIIGAGVACAEAAEWFKNAGERERLQGLRDRFESLVVRAVPDAVVNGTPTGRHSDEDVAMARGAAAVPRIWNTTNIGFPRLEAEALLMLLSERGLCASAGAACSSGSLDPSPVLLAMGVPEEVAHGSVRFSLSRETTPAEIEQGAAIVIECVDRLRRSMT; encoded by the coding sequence ATACCTGTTCGGCAAGGACACCTACCTCAAGCGGCACCTGCGCGACCTCGCGGCGAAGTTCGGCGAGAAGGCCCCGTTCTGACCCGCGGCCCTGAACAGCACACCCAGCGCACGCCCTCATACCCTTCCCGCATCATCTACCTCGATAACAACGCGACCACGCGCCCCAGCGAGGCGGTGGTGCGCGCGGTGGAAACAGCCCTCCGCGAGTACTGGCACAACCCCTCGAGCGTGCACCGAGCGGGCCAGGCCGCGCGCCAGCAGGTGGAACTCGCCCGCCAGTCCGCCGCCGACCTCATCGGGGCCAAAGCCCGCGAGATCACCTTCACCTCCGGCGGCACCGAGGCCATCGACCTCGCCGTCCGCGGCGTGCTGCACGCCCTGCCCGAATCGCGGCGCGTGCTCGTGACCACCAAGGCCGAGCACGCGGCCGTGCGTGACATTGGCGAAGAGTTGGAGAAGACCGGGCACACCCGCTGGCTCCGCCTCTCGAGCCACGGCCTCATCGACCTCGCCGACCTCGCCGCCAAGCTGACACCGGATGTCGGCCTCGTCAGCGTGCAGTGGTGCAACAACGAAACCGGCGTCGTGCAGCCGGTGGCCAACATCGCCCGCCTCTGCCGGGAACGCGGCGTGCTGTTCCACTGCGACGGCACGCAGTGGGTCGGCAAGGAGCCCGTCACCGAACTCCCCTGCGACCTGCTGACCTTCTCCCCCCACAAGTTCCACGGGCCAAAGGGCGTCGGCGTGCTGTGGGTGCGCAGCGGCGTGCGGCTGCGCCCGCGCGTCCTGGGCACCCAGGAGCTGGGTCGACGCGGCGGCACCGAGAACGTCGCCGGCATCATCGGCGCGGGCGTAGCCTGCGCGGAGGCGGCGGAGTGGTTTAAGAATGCGGGCGAGCGCGAGCGGCTCCAAGGACTGAGGGATCGGTTTGAATCGCTCGTTGTGAGGGCTGTGCCGGATGCGGTGGTCAACGGAACTCCCACTGGAAGACATAGCGACGAAGACGTCGCCATGGCACGCGGAGCAGCCGCCGTGCCACGCATCTGGAACACCACCAACATCGGCTTCCCGCGCCTGGAAGCCGAGGCCCTGCTGATGCTCCTCAGCGAGCGCGGCCTGTGCGCCTCCGCCGGGGCCGCGTGCAGCTCCGGCTCGCTCGACCCCTCCCCGGTCCTGCTGGCCATGGGCGTGCCCGAGGAGGTCGCCCACGGCTCGGTCCGCTTCAGCCTCTCGCGCGAGACCACCCCGGCCGAGATCGAGCAGGGTGCGGCCATCGTCATCGAGTGCGTGGACCGGTTGCGGAGGTCGATGACGTGA
- a CDS encoding SRPBCC family protein, translated as MIWLYIALAAIGLLALFLLTMHLLGKRLPEEHTASAAITLNQPQQVVWDTIADIAGHKNWVKGINKLERLPDRDGHPVWKQQMGRNSFVLVFSEIQPPTRMVGTIADDAQFFSGNWEYLVSPEGGGTRVTLTERGRVKHAIPRAMMEYLFGKDTYLKRHLRDLAAKFGEKAPF; from the coding sequence ATGATCTGGCTCTACATCGCCCTCGCCGCCATCGGCCTGCTCGCGCTCTTCCTCCTGACCATGCACCTTCTCGGCAAGCGCCTGCCCGAGGAGCACACCGCCAGCGCCGCCATCACGCTCAACCAGCCGCAGCAGGTCGTGTGGGACACCATCGCCGACATCGCCGGCCATAAGAACTGGGTCAAGGGCATCAACAAACTGGAGCGCCTGCCCGACCGCGACGGGCACCCCGTGTGGAAGCAGCAGATGGGCCGCAACAGCTTCGTGCTGGTGTTCAGTGAGATCCAGCCGCCCACCCGCATGGTCGGCACCATCGCCGACGACGCCCAGTTCTTCAGCGGCAACTGGGAGTACCTCGTGTCACCCGAGGGCGGCGGCACGCGCGTCACGCTCACCGAGCGCGGGCGCGTAAAGCACGCCATCCCCCGCGCAATGATGGAATACCTGTTCGGCAAGGACACCTACCTCAAGCGGCACCTGCGCGACCTCGCGGCGAAGTTCGGCGAGAAGGCCCCGTTCTGA
- a CDS encoding class I SAM-dependent methyltransferase: protein MEMTPQRWDATRDYLARVFGGSDPHLATLMDRARAAGLPDIAVSPDVGRLLQLLATTATQAPAARGVIIEVGTLAGYSGIWLARALPPAGRLIAIEFEPKHAAFAQREFEAAGLADRVQVITGAALDVLPRLARELGPASIDVAFIDAVKTEYLAYFEHLRPMIRPRRSVHRRQRPGRRQLVDRQQHPRAARGGHVQPDGRRGPRLRYRVRPDPGRRADRAQVMSFAATVRNEPRTK from the coding sequence ATGGAGATGACGCCGCAGCGGTGGGACGCGACCCGTGACTACCTCGCCCGCGTGTTCGGCGGGTCGGACCCGCACCTTGCCACGCTGATGGACCGCGCCCGGGCCGCGGGGCTGCCCGATATCGCCGTGTCGCCCGACGTCGGCCGCCTGCTCCAGCTGCTCGCGACCACCGCCACGCAGGCCCCCGCCGCCCGCGGCGTCATCATCGAGGTCGGCACACTGGCCGGGTACTCGGGCATCTGGCTCGCCCGCGCCCTCCCGCCCGCCGGTCGCCTCATCGCCATCGAGTTCGAGCCCAAGCACGCGGCCTTCGCCCAGCGGGAGTTCGAGGCCGCGGGCCTGGCCGACCGCGTGCAGGTCATTACCGGCGCGGCCCTTGACGTGCTCCCCCGCCTTGCCCGCGAGCTCGGCCCCGCGTCCATCGACGTCGCCTTCATCGACGCCGTCAAGACCGAGTACCTCGCCTACTTCGAGCACCTCCGCCCCATGATCCGGCCCCGGCGGTCTGTTCATCGCCGACAACGCCCTGGGCGCCGGCAACTGGTGGATCGACAGCAACACCCCCGAGCAGCACGCGGTGGACACGTTCAACCGGACGGTCGCCGCGGACCCCGCCTTCGTTACCGCGTGCGTCCCGATCCGGGAAGGCGTGCTGATCGCGCGCAAGTCATGAGCTTTGCGGCGACCGTTCGTAACGAGCCCCGAACGAAGTGA
- a CDS encoding cyanophycinase has protein sequence MRLLAATAAVLLCLQHALAQGYLCAEGGGTGRGPWAAEMYGWMAAKGGNGHVVLLGAVELDATDQPDPREAAFVKAGAKSAKSLVITERNADTQETYDAITAASIIFIRGGSQSRYVQMWRGTKTEAAIREVFKRGGVVGGTSAGCAILGELSYDAVNGSLHPDEIVKDARHPDLTLTKGYLGFAPGVLFDTHFGERARLPRLMAMLAHAREVHKADVLGVGMDARTALCVSPDGTAEVKGEGVAVLLELSPSSRIEIVKDRPPLVSFVFITIAPAGAKLDLKTRQFITAREPTPARTGGWSITSTEIEVPFTAAPQPAPQGDAPDPAKRGSPEWTRVATMGGGPTVWVVGNPYSDARPVMERINTISCERQVAVMAPPGTQLSFLDTHINIAVRPGATAASSVILDGAHALEAFAPGSLKAASLHRGLVHLLPPGWGVDLVSGQAVPAPLPIPPKVDHSTGLSPESPKPR, from the coding sequence ATGCGACTTCTCGCCGCCACGGCCGCCGTTCTCCTGTGCCTTCAACACGCCCTCGCCCAGGGCTATCTCTGCGCCGAGGGCGGCGGCACCGGGCGTGGCCCCTGGGCCGCGGAGATGTACGGGTGGATGGCCGCGAAGGGTGGGAACGGGCACGTGGTGCTGCTCGGCGCGGTGGAGCTCGATGCGACCGACCAGCCCGACCCGCGGGAAGCGGCCTTCGTGAAGGCGGGCGCGAAGTCCGCCAAGAGCCTCGTCATCACCGAGAGGAACGCCGACACCCAGGAGACCTACGACGCCATCACCGCCGCATCCATCATCTTCATCCGGGGCGGGTCGCAGAGCCGCTACGTCCAGATGTGGCGCGGCACCAAAACCGAGGCCGCGATCCGCGAGGTGTTCAAGCGCGGCGGGGTTGTGGGCGGCACGAGCGCGGGCTGCGCCATCCTCGGCGAGCTCAGCTACGACGCCGTCAACGGCTCACTGCACCCCGACGAGATCGTCAAGGACGCCCGCCACCCCGACCTCACGCTCACGAAGGGCTACCTCGGGTTCGCCCCCGGCGTGCTGTTCGACACGCACTTCGGCGAACGGGCCCGGCTGCCGAGGCTGATGGCCATGCTGGCCCACGCCCGGGAGGTCCACAAGGCCGACGTGCTCGGCGTCGGGATGGACGCCCGCACCGCCCTGTGCGTCTCCCCCGATGGCACGGCGGAGGTGAAGGGCGAGGGTGTGGCCGTGCTGCTGGAGCTCTCACCCAGCTCGCGCATTGAGATCGTCAAGGACCGCCCGCCCCTGGTTTCCTTCGTCTTCATCACGATCGCCCCCGCGGGCGCGAAGCTGGACCTCAAGACGCGCCAGTTCATCACGGCGCGTGAACCGACGCCGGCGCGCACGGGCGGTTGGTCAATCACAAGCACCGAGATAGAGGTGCCCTTCACCGCCGCGCCACAGCCCGCGCCCCAGGGCGACGCGCCAGACCCGGCGAAGCGGGGATCGCCCGAGTGGACGCGCGTCGCCACGATGGGGGGCGGCCCGACCGTGTGGGTCGTCGGCAACCCTTATTCAGACGCCCGCCCCGTGATGGAGCGGATCAACACCATTTCTTGCGAGCGACAGGTGGCGGTGATGGCCCCGCCCGGCACGCAGTTGTCCTTCCTCGATACGCACATCAACATCGCGGTGCGCCCCGGGGCAACCGCGGCATCATCGGTGATACTCGACGGCGCGCACGCGCTCGAGGCATTCGCGCCCGGCTCGCTCAAGGCGGCCTCGCTGCACCGGGGTCTCGTCCACCTGCTGCCGCCCGGGTGGGGTGTCGACCTCGTCAGCGGCCAGGCTGTGCCGGCCCCGCTACCGATTCCACCGAAAGTCGACCATTCGACCGGGCTGTCGCCGGAGAGCCCGAAGCCGCGGTGA
- a CDS encoding SRPBCC domain-containing protein, whose product MPTKTATPARTGKTVAKVAKKAATSKKAAGAKPAAGISDGAVERATGKPQSHWFKVLDTFARKLGEHNHKLAAEHLHDAHAVPEWWCQMVTVAYERDRGLRAKHERPDGFSVSASRTINVPISDLYNAWNGRARAKWLPDDFTVRKATQDRSIRITWGDGTNLEVMFYPKGDSKAQVTVQHSKLPSAAAGKRVKEQWGARLDALRDLLEH is encoded by the coding sequence ATGCCGACGAAGACCGCCACCCCCGCACGCACTGGTAAAACCGTCGCAAAGGTCGCGAAGAAAGCCGCCACGTCTAAGAAAGCGGCAGGCGCGAAGCCCGCCGCGGGCATCTCTGACGGGGCGGTCGAGCGCGCCACCGGCAAGCCACAGTCCCACTGGTTCAAGGTTCTCGACACCTTCGCCAGAAAGCTCGGCGAGCACAACCACAAGCTCGCCGCCGAGCACCTGCACGACGCGCACGCCGTGCCCGAGTGGTGGTGCCAGATGGTCACGGTCGCCTACGAGCGCGACCGCGGCCTGCGCGCCAAGCACGAGCGTCCCGACGGCTTCTCCGTGAGCGCCAGCCGCACCATCAACGTGCCGATCAGCGACCTCTACAACGCCTGGAATGGCCGCGCCCGCGCCAAGTGGCTGCCCGATGACTTCACCGTCCGCAAGGCCACGCAGGACCGTTCCATCCGCATCACGTGGGGCGACGGCACGAACCTGGAGGTCATGTTCTACCCCAAGGGCGACAGCAAGGCCCAGGTGACCGTGCAGCACAGCAAGCTGCCCTCCGCCGCGGCGGGCAAGCGCGTCAAAGAGCAATGGGGCGCGCGGCTGGATGCCCTGCGCGACCTCCTGGAGCACTAA
- a CDS encoding pyridoxal-dependent decarboxylase: MYASEQAHSSIIKAAMIAGIASGPEDREHVRLVPVDASFAMDAPALARMIADDIAAGKWPCFVCATLGTTGTLGFDSIVNIAAARGGAWLHIDAAHAGSACVCPEFRWMLEGVEHADSFCFNPHKWLLTNFDCDCFWVRDKRGLIDALSITPEYLRNTASDSGAVTDFRDLQVPLGRRFRALKLWFVLRHYGVEGLRAQIREHVRLAGFLEDLVRADARFELIGERRLNLVCFRLRGEGPAADERNKRLLDAVNASGRAFITHTVVEVGGVRKYVIRAAIGATRTQERHVRALWELVQQCAAAL, encoded by the coding sequence GTGTACGCGTCCGAGCAGGCTCACTCGTCGATCATCAAGGCGGCCATGATCGCGGGGATCGCCAGCGGACCAGAGGACCGCGAGCACGTGCGGCTGGTGCCGGTGGACGCGTCGTTCGCGATGGATGCTCCCGCGCTCGCCCGCATGATCGCCGATGACATCGCGGCCGGGAAGTGGCCGTGTTTCGTGTGCGCGACACTGGGGACGACGGGGACGCTGGGGTTCGACAGCATCGTGAACATCGCGGCGGCGCGGGGCGGGGCGTGGCTGCACATCGACGCCGCGCACGCGGGCTCCGCGTGTGTGTGCCCCGAGTTCCGCTGGATGCTCGAGGGCGTCGAGCACGCCGACTCCTTCTGCTTCAACCCGCACAAGTGGCTGCTGACCAACTTCGACTGCGACTGCTTCTGGGTGCGCGACAAGCGCGGCCTCATCGACGCCCTCTCCATCACCCCCGAGTACCTCCGCAACACCGCCAGCGACTCGGGCGCCGTCACCGACTTCCGCGACCTGCAGGTGCCACTGGGCCGACGGTTCCGAGCCCTGAAACTTTGGTTCGTGCTGCGGCATTACGGGGTCGAAGGCCTGCGGGCGCAGATCCGCGAGCACGTGCGGCTGGCGGGGTTCCTCGAAGACCTCGTCCGTGCCGACGCTCGCTTCGAGCTGATCGGCGAGCGGCGGCTGAACCTCGTCTGCTTCCGCCTCCGCGGCGAGGGCCCCGCCGCCGACGAGCGCAACAAGCGGCTCCTCGACGCCGTGAACGCCTCCGGGCGTGCCTTTATCACCCACACGGTCGTGGAGGTTGGCGGCGTCCGCAAGTACGTCATCCGCGCGGCCATCGGCGCGACCCGCACGCAGGAGCGCCACGTGCGGGCTCTGTGGGAGCTGGTACAGCAGTGTGCTGCGGCGCTCTAG